The genomic DNA GGCGGGCGTGCGCGACAACCTGACGATGCTGAGCGCAAATATCATGGGGCTGGCGGACGAACTGCCGACCGAGAGCGCGGCGCTGGTACGCCCGCGCGCCGATGCGATTGCGACGCTGGTCGATGAAGTCACACGCGGCATTCTGGATGTCGTTTACGAACTACACCCGCCGCTGCTCGATTCTCACGGCCTCTCATTTGCGCTGCGCTGGTATGCCATGCGCTTTGCCGAGCGCACCGGCGTGCCCACGACCGTGCGCTGCGACGATCCGGCGCCGGCGCTATCGCCGCATGTTGCGCAGGCGCTCTTCCGCATCACGCAGGAAGCGCTCACCAACATCGATCAGCCGAACCCGGCGTTCCCGGTGCGCATTACGCTCTCCGGCGACGATGCGAAAACCCGCTTGACGATCACCGGCAGCCAATCTGGTGTTCCGACCAGCGCCTGGGACCGATTCCGGCTGAGCGACCGCGTGGCATCGATCGGCGGGCAGTACAAGTTCGAAGCCACCGAAGGCCAGATGACGCGCGTAGTAGTTGAGGTCAATCGAGCCTGAACCTGTGCATGGGCCAGTGGGCTGCGAACAAACCGGCCACCCTGTAAACGGGTGGCCGGTTTCATTGGCGGATCGGTGGGCGCGCTGCGGCGCTACAGAAGGTTGTGGTCGCGCGCGTACCGCACCAGGTCGGCGCGGCTCTGCGCGCTGAGCTTATCCATGATGTTCATGCGGTGCGTATCCACCGTCCGCACACTGACGTGCAGCGTCTCGGCGATCTCTCGATTGACGTTGCCTGCGGCCAGCAGGCGGAGCACGTCCGTTTCGCGCGGCGTGAGCGGCGTGAGCGATGCCGCAAGGGCGCTCGCAGGTTCGCTGCCCGGAGCCATCGCCACAATCCCCCGCACCAACCCAGCCATCATCGACGGATGAATATAGACGCCGCCCTGTGCGACCGTTTTGATCGCCTCGACCAGTTCCGTCCCCACCGCGCTCTTGACCACGTAGCCGGTCGCGCCGGCCGTGATCGCCTGGCGCAGAAGCGCGTCGTCATTGTGCATGGTCAGCATCAGCACCGCGGTCGACGGCGATTGGACCCGGATCTGGCGCACGACCTCAATGCCGCTCATGTCCGGCAGGCTCATGTCGATCACCGCGACGTCGGGGCGGCATGTCGCCACGGCAGTGATCGCCGAATGGCCGTCGGATGCTTCGCCGATGACAAGAAATTCGGCTTCCGCGCCAAGCAGCATGCGCACACCAAAGCGCACAACGGCATGATCGTCAACGAGCAGTATGGTCGTCATGGTTCACGTCCCGCATTGCAATAAGTGCTGGCATGGGAGTTTCAACCGGGCACGTTTGCGCGCCGCGCGCGCCGCCGGTACTGGTCGCCACGCATGGAATCGTGATGACCACGGTGGCCCCCCGCCCTGGCTCGCTGTCGACCAGCATCCGCCCGTCGAGCGCAGCCACACGCTCTTCCATTCCGCCGAGGCCGAGCCGGCCCGAGCGGCGCGCGGCATCCACGTCAAATCCGCACCCGTCATCCTCGATCACGGCCATCAGGGCTCCGGTATCGCCCGCCACGCTCCACTTCAGAATCACGTCCACACGCCGCGCGCGGGCGTGCTTTGAGACATTGGTGAGCGACTCCTGCACTATGCGATAGATCGCCGTTTCGACTTCGCTCGTGAATCGCTCGCGATCCAGCCCGACGGTTTCAAGGCGCGCCGCCACACCCTGCTGCGCGGCAAAACCGGCCACGTATTCGCGCAGGCTCTCGACCAGCCCCGCGTGGTCGAGCGCGGGCGGACGCAGGCGGGTGGCGACCGACCGCAGGTTATCCATCACCTCAAGCACCTGGTGACGCGCCGTCGCGATGCGCTCGTAGCGTTCCGTGCCGGCCGCCTCCGGCCCTTCCAGTACTTTCAATTGGACCAGAATCGCGGTGAGCGCCTGCCCGGCCACGTCATGAATGTCGCGCGCAATACGCTTGCGCTCGTTCTCCTGCACTTCGACCAGCAGGCGCGAAAGCTTGCGCGAGCGTTCAATCACCTCATGCAGGCGGCGAAACTGGTCCATGTTTTTGAGCGCAACGGCCGCCTGGTCGGCCAGCGCGAACAGGCTGTTTACGTGCTCGGCATGGAAGCGGTTTGGCTGAGTGCTGCTCACGCACAGGGCCCCCAGTATCTTGTCGCCCACGCGGACGGGAACCGCCATGCACGCCCGGAAGCAACGCAGGCGTGGCGGCAGCTCCCAGGCCGGATCCGTCTGCATGTCCGTGGTGCTCACGGCCAGACCGCTTTCGACCAACTGAGCCAGTGCGGAGACCTGCTCCAGCGGCACCGGTGTATCCGTCAGTCCGGCGGCTTCCGCATAGCCGCGCCAACCTTCAAGGTGCAGGCCGCCTTCGTGCAGGCGCATGAAGCAGACCGCGTCGGCGGGCACGATGAGCGCGATGGCGTCGAGGATGCGTCCGAGGATCGCATCGGCGTCGCCATCCACGGACTTGGCGAGCGCCGACACGACGTCGCGCAGGGTCTCGGACAGGCGGCGCTGAGAGCGTTCCGCTTCGAGCAAGCGCAGGTTCTCAATCGTGATCGCGGCTGACCCGGCGAGCGCGGTCATGATGTACGTGTCATGCGCCGTGAATTCGCAGGGCGAGTCCGACGCCCCGATCAACACGCCTTCCACCAACCCCTTGTGCATGATCGGCACAGCCAGCATCGAGCGTGCCGGCACGCCGGTCAGTCGTGGTACTACCCGGTCCAGGCGCGGATCGATGTCCATGTTGGCGACGGCCGCCGCCTGCGCTTCGGCCAGCACCCAGTCTGCGATGGCATGTGGCAGATCGGCCAGCGCAACGAGCCGTTCGCCGGCGTCTGGCTCGGCATGCGCACACCACAGGTCGTTGCTGGCGGGATCGCGCCACAACACAACGGCGGCATCCG from Chloroflexota bacterium includes the following:
- a CDS encoding GAF domain-containing protein, whose protein sequence is MEHQVHVRVPPPAHAALPDETAYLRWRIAELVAGERRLRALAEKSADITALIAPNGTILYQSPSVGQILGYGPNELVGRSMFEYVHPAEVELARSAWHVVAQVPSRSQRLTIRFRHKDGVWHWLEGIATNRLHESDVLAVVVNFRDITESRHVAENVLTLNRNLERQAADLRKLTHAVQALSEAVSLDALYRILTSQVRQLLSTDAAVVLWRDPASNDLWCAHAEPDAGERLVALADLPHAIADWVLAEAQAAAVANMDIDPRLDRVVPRLTGVPARSMLAVPIMHKGLVEGVLIGASDSPCEFTAHDTYIMTALAGSAAITIENLRLLEAERSQRRLSETLRDVVSALAKSVDGDADAILGRILDAIALIVPADAVCFMRLHEGGLHLEGWRGYAEAAGLTDTPVPLEQVSALAQLVESGLAVSTTDMQTDPAWELPPRLRCFRACMAVPVRVGDKILGALCVSSTQPNRFHAEHVNSLFALADQAAVALKNMDQFRRLHEVIERSRKLSRLLVEVQENERKRIARDIHDVAGQALTAILVQLKVLEGPEAAGTERYERIATARHQVLEVMDNLRSVATRLRPPALDHAGLVESLREYVAGFAAQQGVAARLETVGLDRERFTSEVETAIYRIVQESLTNVSKHARARRVDVILKWSVAGDTGALMAVIEDDGCGFDVDAARRSGRLGLGGMEERVAALDGRMLVDSEPGRGATVVITIPCVATSTGGARGAQTCPVETPMPALIAMRDVNHDDHTAR
- a CDS encoding response regulator transcription factor; translated protein: MTTILLVDDHAVVRFGVRMLLGAEAEFLVIGEASDGHSAITAVATCRPDVAVIDMSLPDMSGIEVVRQIRVQSPSTAVLMLTMHNDDALLRQAITAGATGYVVKSAVGTELVEAIKTVAQGGVYIHPSMMAGLVRGIVAMAPGSEPASALAASLTPLTPRETDVLRLLAAGNVNREIAETLHVSVRTVDTHRMNIMDKLSAQSRADLVRYARDHNLL